Proteins encoded in a region of the Thunnus maccoyii chromosome 4, fThuMac1.1, whole genome shotgun sequence genome:
- the LOC121895760 gene encoding IQ motif and SEC7 domain-containing protein 2-like, which yields MWCINCASDKTPAILHNKLLYCVEGDPQCPEALTFTDSSFGHPPPFHRYSNSPLSSPCDPYSSASTSGPLGASHTHTQGISPVSPPSPASLAWAQRSRHQPASLALRKQEEEESKRCKALSDSYELSTDLQDKKVEMLERKYGGQFVSRRAARTIQTAFRQYRMNKNFERLRSSASESRMTRRIILSNMRMQYSFDERQPQGQGSAGQQGSEDAGDMDDSFSKQVKSLADSMDDSLTCQSGREDSQEAGGEGEDDDDDEEEGDEEEEEEEEEGEEDEEEDEDEDYRECAWRNSSASSRRVAGRPGGVGGGGGGGGRRGGAGGGAAMHEDSTATSFSDVTLYMDEGCLPSSPLSRPASSSDTEYWGGGGGGGAGGREDSRETEGGSNASRRSSTPCTECRGEYRGRAGGGGGGHLPVLTIEPPSDSSVDMSDRSERGSIGRLVYEQEPSGAERGGERERRGGGEGESGEDERGGGGGGSSEADSPQGTIKHKPNGRSVATAQGQTRSPAAVPLPMPSARTLPSHPLPHPLQHAHPHPHPHPHPSPIPHLPTILHHHHPQYSQPHILHMHHGHGGPYIQHAHHFAQHHYHHLHHQHHHLPHAYPEPPSSPLPSPVPPLTPLSPLPPPPLTPSPLSSSSSSALPNMEAAQQQQHHAHLHHHHHLLCSDGDNESVNSTTTNSNDDTTVNNCSSGSSSRDSLREPIGGGATLGKQTYQRESRHSWDSPAFNNDVVQRRQYRIGLNLFNKKPEKGIQYLIERGFVSDTPVGIARFILERKGLSRQMIGEFLGSRQQFNKDVLDCVLDEMDFSGMDLDDALRKFQAQIKVQGEAQRVERLVEAFSQRYCVCNPVLIRQFQNPDTIFILAFAIILLNTDMYSPNVKPERKMKLEDFIKNLRGVDNGQDIPRDLLVAIYGRIQKWELRTNDDHVSQVQAVERMVVGKKPVLSLPHRRLVCCCQLFEVPDPNRAQRSGVHQREVFLFNDLLMVTKIFQKKKTSVTYSFRQSFPLVDMQVHTFQNTYYPHGIRLTSANPGGERKVLIVFTAPSQQDRARFTSDLRESIAEVQDMEKYRVESELEKQKGVMRPGVLTGGGPGGGGVPGGGPNAGGVPVKGEVVNGTMGRPSLDDTYASVDGLKRTALSSSLRDLSETGKRGRRNSVGSLDSTIEGSIISSPRPHQQRPLPAGGLSYSPMMVPSSPAAYRPHRPTQSPGTGVGGGPGLCHNQGGVSTSPLVSGGGAGLGGGMVGGGGPTGGGLLGNFFGSRRGKVPGPLTMTSPTPQGPPSPLMISSPPHYPAPAPPIPHPSSPSPCPSPSANLGQSDSGGVGGGGGTGGAPSKLQALHAQYCHGNSGGGGVSVTGHQQQQTPPPPYHHHHRYHMQSVPQHHVLSHRVSVPRRQGPSGCAPSHTQQHQRIQHGAAHPRYIGSGFITPPPLSPHSPITPTTPHGLYHSHPAAGRPGGGGKLPLTISHSQPHPHAHTHSHNHAVHTHSPLSPSPSASTHFIFSTPPPQTPSARLVSQTPPQPYGPQYPPLSSIPPPPPHSPLPPPSNAPLSPHPGAAGGQGGGPKSKPVSRISTVV from the exons tgtgGAGGGCGACCCTCAGTGTCCGGAGGCGCTCACTTTTACTGATTCGTCCTTCGGCCATCCGCCTCCCTTCCATCGCTATAGCAACAGCCCCCTCTCCAGCCCCTGTGACCCCTACAGCTCCGCCTCCACCAGCGGGCCCCTGGGagcctcccacacacacacacag GGTATCTCTCCCGTCTCTCCCCCCAGCCCGGCGAGCCTCGCCTGGGCTCAGCGCAGCCGACACCAGCCGGCCAGCCTGGCGCTCCGTaagcaagaggaggaggagagcaaacGCTGCAAGGCTCTATCTGACAGCTATGAGCTCTCTACAGACCTCCAGGACAAGAAG GTGGAGATGCTGGAGAGGAAGTACGGCGGCCAGTTTGTGTCCCGGCGGGCGGCGAGGACCATCCAGACGGCGTTCAGGCAGTACCGCATGAACAAGAACTTCGAGAGGCTTCGCAGCTCCGCCTCAGAGAGCAGAATGACGCGTCGCATCATCCTGTCCAACATGAGGATGCag TACTCGTTTGATGAGCGTCAGCCGCAGGGTCAGGGGTCAGCAGGTCAGCAGGGGTCCGAGGACGCAGGAGACATGGACGACTCCTTCTCCAAGCAG gttaAGTCTCTGGCCGACTCGATGGATGACTCCCTCACCTGTCAGTCCGGCCGTGAAGACTCGCAGGaagcaggaggagagggagaggacgacgacgacgatgaggaggagggagacgaggaagaggaggaggaggaggaggaaggggaagaggacgaggaggaagatgaggatgaagatTACAGAGAGTGTGCGTGGCGGAACAGCAGCGCTTCCTCCCGGCGTGTGGCGGGCCGGCcgggaggggtggggggaggaggaggaggaggagggaggagaggaggcgcAGGAGGAGGCGCAGCCATGCACGAGGACAGCACCGCCACCTCCTTCAGCGATGTCACCCTCTACATGGACGAGGGCTGCCTCCCCTCCTCGCCGCTCTCCCGCCCCGCCTCCAGCTCCGACACAGAGTactggggaggaggaggggggggaggcgcgggggggagggaggacagCCGAGAGACGGAGGGAGGCAGCAACGCCAGCCGGAGGAGCAGCACCCCCTGCACCGAGTGTCGGGGGGAGTACAGAGGgagggcaggaggaggaggaggaggacaccTTCCTGTCCTGACCATAGAGCCGCCCAGTGACAGCTCAGTGGACATGAGTGACAG GTCGGAGCGAGGCTCTATCGGACGCCTGGTGTACGAACAGGAGCCGTCGGGAGCGGAgcgaggaggagagagggagaggaggggaggaggcgAAGGAGAGAGCGGAGAGGAtgaacgaggaggaggaggaggaggaagcagcgAGGCCGACTCTCCGCAGGGAACCATCAAACACAAACCGAACGGCCGCTCGGTCGCCACAGCGCAGGGACAGACCCGCAGCCCCGCCGCCGTCCCCCTGCCGATGCCCTCGGCCCGGACCCTGCCGTCACACCCGCTCCCTCACCCGCTCCAGCAcgcccacccccacccccacccccaccctcacCCGTCTCCCATCCCCCATCTCCCCACcatcctccaccaccaccacccgcAGTACAGCCAGCCGCACATCCTGCACATGCACCACGGCCACGGCGGCCCCTACATCCAGCACGCGCACCACTTCGCCCAgcaccactaccaccacctgcaccaccagcaccaccacctCCCCCACGCTTACCCAGAACCCCCCTCTTCCCCGCTGCCCTCCCCCGTACCGCCGCTCACACCTCTCTCGCccctgccgccgccgccgctcaCGCCCTCGCcgctgtcctcctcctcctcctcggcgcTCCCCAACATGGAGGcggcgcagcagcagcagcaccacgcccacctccaccaccaccaccacctgctCTGCTCGGACGGAGACAACGAGAGCGTCaactccaccaccaccaactCCAACGACGACACCACCGTCAACAACTGCAGCTCCGGCTCCTCGTCGCGCGACAGCCTGCGGGAGCCGATCGGAGGAGGAGCCACGCTGGGGAAGCAGACCTATCAGAGAGAGAGCCGCCACAGCTGGGACTCGCCCGCCTTCAACAACGACGTGGTGCAGCGGCGGCAGTACCGCATCGGCCTCAACCTGTTCAACAA GAAGCCTGAGAAGGGGATCCAGTACCTGATCGAGAGGGGCTTCGTGTCGGACACGCCGGTGGGCATCGCCAGGTTCATCCTGGAGAGGAAAGGACTGAGCAGGCAGATGATCGGAGAGTTCCTGGGCAGCCGGCAGCAGTTCAACAAGGACGTCCTCGA ctgtgttttaGATGAGATGGATTTCTCAGGGATGGATCTGGACGACGCTCTGAGGAAGTTCCAGGCTCAGATTAAAGTGCAGGGTGAAGCTCAGCGGGTGGAGCGGCTGGTGGAGGCCTTCAG tcagCGGTACTGTGTTTGTAACCCGGTGCTGATCCGGCAGTTCCAGAATCCAGACACCATCTTCATCCTGGCCTTCGCCATCATCCTCCTCAATACGGACATGTACAGCCCCAACGTTAAGCcggagaggaagatgaagctTGAGGACTTCATCAAGAACCTGCGGG GTGTAGATAACGGTCAGGACATCCCCAGAGACCTGCTGGTGGCCATATATGGAAGGATCCAGAAGTGGGAGCTGAGGACCAACGATGACCACGTGTCCCAGGTCCAGGCCGTGGAGAGGATGGTGGTCGGCAAAAAGCCT gtgCTCTCCCTGCCTCACCGCCGGCTGGTTTGCTGCTGTCAGCTGTTCGAGGTTCCCGATCCGAACCGAGCTCAGAGGAGCGGCGTCCACCAGAGAGAAGTCTTCCTGTTCAACGACCTGCTGAtg gtGACGAAGATCttccagaagaagaagacctcGGTGACGTACAGTTTCAGACAGTCGTTTCCTCTGGTGGACATGCAGGTCCACACCTTCCAGAACACCT ACTACCCTCACGGTATCAGACTGACGTCGGCGAACCccggaggagagaggaaggtgCTGATCGTCTTCACGGCTCCGAGCCAGCAGGACCGAGCTCGCTTCACCTCCGACCTCCGAGAGAGCATCGCAGAGGTCCAGGACATGGAGAAGTACCGAGTGGAGT CTGAACTGGAGAAGCAGAAAGGTGTGATGCGTCCAGGTGTGTTAACGGGGGGAGGACCAGGAGGCGGGGGGGTGCCGGGCGGCGGGCCCAACGCCGGCGGCGTGCCCGTAAAGGGCGAGGTGGTGAACGGCACCATGGGTAGGCCGAGCCTCGATGACACGTACGCGTCAGTGGACGGACTCAAACGCACGGCGCTCAGCTCGTCACTGAGAGACCTCTCAGAGACAG GGAAGCGAGGTCGTAGGAACAGTGTGGGCTCATTGGACAGCACCATTGAA GGTTCCATCATTAGCAGCCCCCGGCCTCACCAGCAGCGCCCCCTGCCGGCTGGAGGTCTGTCCTACAGCCCCATGATGGTCCCTTCGTCTCCAGCAGCTTACCGGCCGCACCGCCCTACTCAGAGCCCCGGTacgggggtggggggtgggccGGGGCTCTGTCACAACCAGGGAGGGGTCAGCACTTCCCCACTCGTGAGCGGGGGAGGGGCTGGGCTCGGAGGAGGGATGGTGGGTGGGGGAGGACCGACTGGCGGCGGCCTGCTGGGGAATTTCTTCGGCAGCCGCAGAGGCAAGGTTCCTGGTCCCCTGACGATGACATCACCCACACCGCAGGGTCCCCCGAGTCCCCTGATGATATCATCACCCCCCCATTACCCCGCCCCCGCACCTCCCATCCCCCACCCATCCTCCCCTTCCCCATGCCCCTCCCCCTCGGCCAACCTCGGCCAGTCGGACTCGGGAGGAgttggagggggaggaggtaCGGGAGGGGCGCCGTCCAAGCTGCAGGCTCTGCACGCCCAGTATTGCCACGGCAACAGTGGAGGAGGCGGAGTCAGTGTTACTgggcaccagcagcagcagaccccccccccaccttaccaccatcatcaccgCTACCACATGCAGAGCGTCCCGCAGCACCACGTCCTCTCGCACAGGGTCTCCGTGCCGCGGCGGCAGGGCCCGTCCGGCTGCGCTCCCTCTCATACCCAGCAGCATCAGAGGATCCAACACGGCGCCGCCCACCCGCGCTACATAGGCTCGGGATTCATCACGCCCCCTCCGCTGTCCCCGCACTCCCCCATCACCCCCACTACCCCACACGGACTCTACCACTCGCACCCCGCGGCGGGGAGGCCAGGTGGCGGCGGCAAGCTCCCGCTGACCATCTCGCACTCGCAGCCCCACCCccacgctcacacacactctcacaacCACgccgtgcacacacactccccgCTCAGCCCCTCCCCCTCCGCCTCCACTCACTTCATCTTCTCCACCCCGCCGCCCCAGACTCCCTCGGCGCGCCTTGTCAGCCAGACGCCGCCGCAGCCCTACGGCCCCCAGTACCCGCCCCTCTCCTCCATCCCACCTCCCCCGCCGCACTCCCCCTTACCTCCCCCGTCGAACGCCCCGCTCTCCCCGCACCCAGGGGCGGCGGGCGGGCAAGGGGGCGGCCCCAAATCGAAACCCGTCAGTCGGATCAGCACAGTCGTGTGA